In one window of Bacillota bacterium DNA:
- a CDS encoding DEAD/DEAH box helicase — protein sequence MPTFKEFCLSEATIRSTNAMGFEEATSIQAIAIPIALTGKDLIGQAQTGTGKTAAFAIPMIEQCLVDSGVIQGLVLAPTRELAVQVAEEINSLGKHKKIKALPIYGGQDIDRQIKALKSKPHIIVATPGRLMDHMRRKLIRLSNIAIVVLDEADEMLNMGFREDIELILSAVPVIHQTMLFSATMPQAILNLAREFMNEPEFIKITSKEVTVPNTEQYFVQVKESEKFDTLCRLLDLNSPESAIVFGRTKRRVDELYEALGKRGYAAEAIHGDLTQSRRDAVMRKFKNGITEILVATDVAARGLDIGSVTHIYNFDIPQDAESYVHRVGRTGRLGKPGIAITFASQRELDHLNMIERSIKRKIIRKPIPTFDEALEEQQKITAKKLIKIINSGEHMQYKNIAAEMLDSEEAVTLLAAALKMLTKEPDLTPVTITAEKAWATKKKSQLTNRVSYGPRNKTGSRKNRSNHKGKFKSYKH from the coding sequence ATGCCTACTTTTAAAGAATTCTGCCTCAGTGAGGCAACAATCAGATCAACGAACGCAATGGGATTTGAAGAAGCAACCTCAATTCAAGCGATAGCGATACCGATTGCCCTGACCGGCAAAGATTTGATCGGTCAGGCGCAGACCGGCACCGGCAAAACAGCAGCCTTTGCCATCCCAATGATCGAGCAATGTCTAGTCGACAGTGGAGTTATCCAGGGCTTAGTATTAGCACCCACAAGGGAACTGGCTGTCCAGGTAGCTGAAGAGATTAATTCCCTGGGGAAACACAAAAAGATCAAAGCCTTACCGATTTATGGCGGACAGGACATAGACAGGCAAATTAAAGCCTTAAAAAGTAAACCACACATAATTGTCGCAACTCCGGGACGATTAATGGATCATATGCGCAGAAAACTGATTCGATTATCTAACATAGCAATCGTAGTGCTGGATGAAGCTGACGAAATGCTTAACATGGGATTCAGAGAAGATATCGAGCTAATCCTGTCAGCTGTTCCTGTAATCCACCAGACCATGCTGTTTTCTGCAACAATGCCACAAGCGATTTTAAATCTGGCCCGTGAGTTCATGAATGAACCGGAATTTATAAAGATTACGTCAAAAGAGGTCACAGTTCCAAATACTGAACAGTACTTTGTTCAGGTAAAAGAATCAGAAAAATTTGATACATTGTGCCGTCTGCTGGACCTTAATTCCCCCGAATCAGCAATTGTTTTTGGCCGAACTAAAAGGCGTGTTGATGAGCTTTATGAAGCACTTGGGAAAAGGGGTTATGCCGCTGAAGCCATACACGGAGATCTTACCCAATCCAGACGTGATGCAGTTATGCGCAAATTTAAGAACGGAATTACAGAAATACTGGTTGCAACTGACGTTGCTGCCAGAGGCCTGGATATCGGATCAGTAACTCATATCTACAACTTCGACATACCCCAGGATGCTGAAAGTTATGTCCATCGGGTTGGAAGAACCGGTAGATTGGGTAAACCCGGTATTGCCATCACTTTTGCATCTCAACGGGAACTCGATCATCTTAATATGATTGAAAGATCAATCAAGCGTAAAATAATTCGTAAACCTATTCCCACCTTCGATGAAGCTCTCGAAGAACAACAAAAAATCACTGCGAAAAAACTCATTAAGATTATAAACAGTGGTGAACATATGCAATACAAAAATATTGCCGCAGAGATGCTCGATAGCGAAGAGGCGGTAACCCTTCTGGCTGCAGCGCTTAAAATGTTAACGAAAGAACCTGACTTAACTCCGGTTACAATCACAGCAGAAAAAGCCTGGGCAACAAAAAAGAAAAGCCAGTTAACAAACCGGGTCAGCTACGGACCAAGAAACAAAACAGGCAGCAGAAAAAACAGAAGTAACCATAAGGGAAAATTCAAGAGCTACAAACATTAA
- a CDS encoding aldehyde ferredoxin oxidoreductase C-terminal domain-containing protein: protein MSKIIRVNLTSGSITSEEVPDKYKQLGGRALTAQILLDEIDPACEPLGRHNKLVIAPGLLGGSFLSSSSRLSIGGKSPLTGGIKESNAGGTAAQALSKLGIKAVILEGESNLDYCQYLFLGNQESALKPAEFAGMGVYQSSKLLFERYGDKVSLILIGPAGEKGLPVAGITNTDPQGRPGRFSGRGGLGAVMGTKGLKAIVLDPAGKEGIKYHDRKAFQELNKELVKILRENPATGEAYPKYGTAAMVTRTNALYALPTRNFSEGTFEFANRIDGDYLFNTIMKRGGAGNPTHACMPGCVIKCSNVYADSSGSEIVSPLEYETIGLIGSNCGIGNLDDIASLNYICNDLGIDTIEVGAAIGVAMDQGLIPFGDAAAAEELLSEIADFTIMGRVLGQGALITGRILGSKRIPVVKGQSLAAYDPRAIKGLGVTYATSPMGADHTAGNTIRNQVEHTDPEPQVELSLKAQKMSMMADSLGLCLFLMPALGSELDKIAELLDYYVGIETSGEKLLEDASRSLSVEREFNRRAGFGPAADRLPEFMLEEPLPALKSVFDVPSDKMRQITEL from the coding sequence ATGTCGAAAATTATACGCGTCAACCTTACAAGTGGGAGTATAACTAGCGAAGAGGTTCCTGATAAATATAAACAGCTTGGTGGAAGAGCACTGACTGCACAGATCTTACTTGATGAGATTGATCCTGCCTGTGAGCCATTGGGGCGCCATAACAAGCTGGTTATCGCTCCCGGTTTACTTGGAGGGAGCTTTTTGTCCAGCTCTTCGAGGTTATCGATCGGGGGGAAAAGCCCGCTTACCGGGGGCATCAAAGAATCTAATGCAGGCGGAACTGCCGCTCAGGCTTTGAGTAAACTTGGTATTAAAGCTGTTATCCTTGAGGGAGAAAGTAATCTTGATTACTGCCAATATCTTTTCCTCGGGAATCAAGAATCTGCTTTAAAGCCTGCTGAATTTGCCGGTATGGGCGTTTACCAGTCTTCTAAATTACTCTTTGAACGCTACGGTGATAAGGTTTCACTTATCCTGATTGGTCCTGCCGGTGAGAAAGGCCTCCCCGTTGCCGGTATTACCAATACAGATCCACAGGGGCGTCCGGGTCGTTTTTCCGGCCGTGGCGGCCTCGGTGCAGTCATGGGCACAAAGGGGTTAAAAGCTATTGTTCTAGATCCTGCTGGAAAGGAAGGTATTAAATATCATGATCGTAAAGCTTTCCAGGAATTGAATAAAGAGCTGGTAAAAATACTCCGTGAAAACCCGGCAACAGGAGAAGCATATCCAAAATACGGAACAGCAGCCATGGTAACCAGGACTAATGCACTGTATGCGCTGCCAACAAGAAATTTTTCCGAAGGTACATTTGAGTTTGCTAACCGAATAGACGGGGACTACTTGTTTAATACAATCATGAAGCGGGGCGGAGCAGGTAATCCGACGCATGCCTGCATGCCGGGCTGCGTAATCAAGTGTTCCAATGTTTATGCGGATTCTTCAGGCAGCGAAATTGTTTCTCCGCTTGAATATGAGACCATAGGACTGATTGGTTCCAATTGCGGGATAGGAAACCTTGATGATATCGCCAGTCTCAATTATATCTGTAATGACCTGGGAATAGATACGATTGAAGTGGGGGCTGCAATAGGCGTTGCCATGGATCAGGGATTGATTCCTTTCGGTGATGCCGCTGCGGCAGAGGAACTGCTTTCGGAAATAGCTGACTTTACCATCATGGGAAGAGTTCTCGGCCAGGGTGCATTGATTACAGGCCGGATTCTTGGATCTAAACGCATACCGGTTGTAAAGGGGCAATCGCTTGCTGCTTATGATCCTAGAGCGATAAAAGGATTGGGAGTAACTTATGCAACATCGCCTATGGGAGCAGATCATACAGCAGGCAATACAATACGTAACCAGGTGGAGCATACAGATCCGGAACCCCAGGTAGAACTTTCCTTGAAAGCGCAGAAAATGTCTATGATGGCTGATAGCCTGGGGTTATGTCTCTTTCTGATGCCGGCACTCGGCTCGGAACTTGATAAAATAGCCGAGCTGCTTGATTATTATGTTGGCATAGAAACCAGCGGAGAAAAACTGCTTGAGGATGCCTCCAGATCATTGTCTGTTGAACGCGAATTTAACAGACGTGCCGGATTTGGCCCGGCTGCAGACCGGTTGCCTGAATTTATGCTGGAAGAACCCCTTCCGGCACTTAAGAGTGTTTTCGATGTACCATCAGACAAAATGAGGCAGATCACAGAACTATAA
- a CDS encoding MoaD/ThiS family protein: MIIKVQLSDVLKDKLRNKSQTGSGQLNIELNHGSTLYDLFDELGLSVSQVGLVTLNGKQVNYKHLISDQDQVRIFSPMSGG; this comes from the coding sequence TTGATTATTAAGGTTCAACTATCAGATGTGTTGAAAGATAAACTAAGAAATAAATCTCAAACCGGATCCGGTCAATTGAATATTGAACTTAATCATGGATCGACGCTATATGATCTTTTTGATGAACTGGGCCTTTCCGTATCACAGGTAGGTTTGGTGACTTTGAATGGTAAACAGGTAAATTACAAACACCTGATTTCAGATCAGGATCAGGTAAGGATATTTTCGCCCATGTCTGGCGGTTAA
- the larA gene encoding nickel-dependent lactate racemase: MLLDYGKDQIKLKIPEGVKFQMVSGTFQPPLNNPEQEIIYAIRSPIGCPPLSEIIDPGDKVCILVNDSTRVARSEIFLPVLIDELDGIGIKDKDMFIVFTNGTHRALSKTEMKDLVGNYVASKIALYNHDSRNDDELVYYGTTSFDTPVYINSRVAKADKRILTGSVVQHYFAGYGGGRKALVPGAAGWKTIEKNHSLMLDEKAAGGILNGNPVHEDLLEAALMVGGNFLINTVLDEEKAILGIYAGDMIDAHLAACKAADKVYNVEINQLAEVVIASCGGYPKDINLYQAHKTLDNALNAMRPGGNLILLAECEEGMGSTTFKEWTLKYCSLQELRRAITNNFVLGGHKAYTISNLLRKGTVYLVSRLDKDLSRALGFIPVEDLDEALAAVYKKTRELLTYVIPQGAIYRPILK; the protein is encoded by the coding sequence ATGCTGCTAGATTACGGTAAAGATCAGATTAAACTAAAAATTCCGGAGGGCGTTAAATTCCAAATGGTCAGTGGTACTTTTCAACCACCGCTTAACAATCCCGAGCAGGAAATCATCTATGCTATACGATCACCGATTGGCTGCCCCCCGCTTTCGGAAATAATTGATCCTGGCGATAAAGTCTGTATCCTGGTTAATGATTCGACCAGGGTTGCCCGCAGTGAAATATTTTTACCGGTTCTGATTGATGAGCTGGACGGAATTGGAATAAAAGATAAAGATATGTTTATTGTTTTTACCAATGGAACTCACCGTGCTCTTTCAAAGACGGAAATGAAAGACTTGGTGGGAAATTATGTAGCCTCAAAAATTGCATTGTATAATCATGATAGCAGAAATGATGATGAACTGGTTTATTACGGAACCACATCGTTTGATACCCCGGTTTATATTAATAGCCGTGTTGCAAAAGCAGATAAGCGAATATTGACCGGTAGTGTAGTTCAGCACTATTTCGCCGGATATGGGGGAGGGCGTAAAGCTTTAGTCCCGGGCGCTGCCGGCTGGAAGACAATAGAGAAAAATCATAGTCTTATGCTCGATGAAAAGGCTGCGGGTGGAATTTTGAATGGAAACCCGGTTCATGAAGACTTACTTGAAGCTGCGCTGATGGTCGGTGGAAACTTTTTAATTAATACTGTCCTTGACGAAGAGAAAGCTATCCTGGGCATATATGCCGGAGATATGATTGATGCACATCTTGCCGCCTGTAAAGCAGCTGATAAGGTCTATAATGTTGAAATAAACCAACTTGCTGAGGTTGTAATAGCATCTTGTGGCGGGTATCCGAAAGATATTAACCTCTACCAGGCTCATAAAACGCTTGATAATGCTTTAAATGCGATGCGGCCAGGGGGTAATTTGATCCTGCTTGCAGAATGTGAAGAAGGAATGGGTTCAACAACCTTTAAAGAATGGACATTAAAATATTGCTCACTTCAGGAACTTAGAAGGGCTATTACAAATAATTTCGTACTTGGAGGACATAAAGCATATACGATTAGCAACCTTTTGCGAAAGGGTACTGTTTATCTGGTATCAAGGTTAGATAAAGATTTATCCCGGGCGTTGGGTTTTATTCCTGTGGAAGATCTTGATGAAGCTCTTGCAGCAGTTTATAAAAAGACGAGAGAGTTGCTGACTTATGTTATTCCACAGGGGGCTATTTACAGACCCATTCTAAAATGA
- a CDS encoding ATP-grasp domain-containing protein, translated as MKVAIVYNYQSRAVINLFGTPSKEVYGIQTIKLIQSALESGGHQVIAFEGDKNIINILEKFMPPDSLNNNPGIVFNLSYGIQGKARYTHIPAILEMLGIPYVGSSPYAHAIALDKVLTKILLLQKGLPTPRFMVIDEPELTPIEELNFPIILKPKDEARSMGLTIVYNIEQFRSGVSEIIEKFETQVLAEEFIDGREICIGLLGNKPAITLPPVELLFCEGLNIYTYEDKTKQSKRKIEKICPAKLQPEQLTLLQKLAVKAFNALECYDCARIDFRYDREDQPYILEVNSMASLEPDSSFILAAKEAGLSYEQLLNKLIDIAAERYSFAL; from the coding sequence ATGAAAGTTGCAATTGTTTATAACTACCAGAGCCGGGCTGTTATAAACCTTTTTGGAACGCCAAGCAAAGAAGTTTATGGCATACAAACAATTAAATTGATTCAAAGTGCCCTGGAATCCGGCGGGCATCAGGTTATAGCTTTTGAGGGCGATAAGAATATCATTAATATCCTCGAAAAATTTATGCCCCCGGATTCACTAAATAATAACCCCGGCATAGTTTTTAACCTGAGCTATGGAATCCAGGGGAAAGCTCGCTATACTCATATTCCGGCAATATTGGAGATGCTGGGAATCCCTTATGTAGGTTCAAGCCCTTACGCTCATGCTATTGCATTGGACAAGGTGTTAACAAAAATTCTTCTTCTTCAGAAAGGATTACCAACACCTCGTTTTATGGTCATTGATGAGCCTGAACTTACCCCTATCGAAGAATTAAATTTCCCCATCATACTTAAACCTAAAGATGAGGCACGTTCGATGGGGCTAACGATTGTTTATAATATAGAGCAATTCAGATCTGGGGTATCAGAGATTATTGAGAAGTTCGAAACACAGGTTCTGGCAGAGGAGTTTATTGATGGGAGAGAAATATGTATAGGGCTTCTGGGAAATAAACCGGCGATTACACTTCCTCCAGTTGAGTTACTATTCTGCGAAGGATTGAATATATACACCTATGAAGATAAAACCAAACAAAGTAAGCGGAAGATTGAAAAAATTTGTCCGGCAAAGCTTCAACCAGAACAGTTAACCTTGCTTCAAAAGTTGGCTGTGAAAGCTTTTAATGCTCTTGAATGTTACGATTGCGCGAGAATAGATTTTCGTTATGATCGGGAAGATCAGCCATATATTTTAGAGGTTAATTCTATGGCCAGTCTCGAACCGGATAGTTCATTCATTCTTGCTGCCAAAGAAGCTGGCCTATCCTACGAACAACTGTTGAATAAATTGATAGATATAGCAGCAGAACGCTATTCATTTGCTCTATAG
- a CDS encoding YgiQ family radical SAM protein: protein MTNYFLPISVEDMKSRGWDTLDFILISGDAYVDHPSFGTAIVSRLLEAKGFRVGIIAQPDWKNINEFKKLGKPKFAFLVTSGNIDSMVSHYTVAKKRRKSDLYSPGGKTGHRPDRALTIYSKMARIAYPDTPIIIGGIEASLRRLAHYDYWDDKVHRSVLLDAGADLLVYGMGENALIEIAEAMESGLNIEDITYVKGTVYSAKNIDFPEDFLVLPSFSKITSSRDAYAKSFINQYNNTDHITAKSLAEPYGGIYVIQNPPAEPLSTDELDMVYRLPYQKTFHPVYGKTGGVPALKEVRFSIVSSRGCFGGCSFCSLHFHQGRIIQNRSTEAVIEETKTLIKEPDFKGYIHDVGGPTANFYQKACTKQVKYGSCMERQCLSPDPCNNLIVDHSKYLKLLRQLRSLEGVKKVFVRSGIRYDYLLLEKNNAFFEELCEYHISGQLKVAPEHASKKVLSKMGKPEIKVYLDFKKRYKKINGKLGKDQYLVPYFMSSHPGADLEAAVELATFIKNHEHYPEQVQDFYPTPGTLSTCMYYTEKDPRTMEKIYIPKSPHEKAIQRALIQFKNPKNYQLVCEALKKTGRKDLIGYGRKCLVKPRKQKLKKRS from the coding sequence ATGACAAATTACTTTTTGCCCATTTCAGTTGAAGATATGAAAAGCAGGGGTTGGGACACCCTCGATTTTATTTTGATCAGCGGGGATGCATATGTAGATCACCCTTCATTTGGTACTGCCATCGTAAGCAGACTGCTTGAGGCAAAAGGATTTAGAGTTGGCATAATTGCTCAACCGGATTGGAAAAATATAAACGAATTCAAAAAACTTGGAAAACCAAAATTTGCATTCTTAGTTACATCAGGAAACATAGATTCAATGGTCAGTCACTATACAGTAGCAAAAAAAAGAAGAAAATCTGATCTATACAGCCCCGGAGGCAAAACCGGTCATCGGCCGGATCGGGCTCTTACCATTTATTCAAAAATGGCCAGAATCGCATACCCGGATACCCCTATAATTATCGGCGGAATTGAAGCGAGCCTGCGCAGGTTGGCTCATTATGACTATTGGGATGACAAGGTGCATCGTTCAGTTTTACTCGATGCCGGAGCTGATCTTTTAGTTTACGGCATGGGCGAAAATGCCCTGATCGAAATTGCAGAAGCGATGGAAAGCGGACTTAATATAGAAGATATTACCTATGTCAAAGGTACTGTTTATTCTGCAAAAAATATAGATTTTCCTGAGGATTTTTTGGTCCTTCCATCATTTTCCAAGATCACCTCATCAAGGGATGCTTATGCCAAAAGCTTTATAAACCAGTACAATAATACCGATCACATAACAGCCAAAAGTCTGGCTGAACCTTATGGCGGTATTTATGTTATCCAAAATCCACCGGCTGAACCTCTCTCCACAGATGAACTTGATATGGTCTATCGTCTTCCCTATCAAAAAACATTCCACCCGGTATATGGAAAAACCGGTGGAGTACCGGCTTTAAAAGAAGTTAGATTTAGTATTGTCAGCAGCAGGGGCTGTTTCGGTGGTTGCAGTTTCTGTTCCCTTCACTTCCACCAGGGAAGAATCATTCAGAACAGAAGCACTGAAGCTGTAATTGAAGAAACGAAAACATTGATTAAAGAGCCCGATTTTAAAGGATATATTCATGATGTTGGCGGCCCGACGGCAAATTTCTATCAAAAAGCCTGTACCAAACAGGTTAAATACGGTTCATGCATGGAACGTCAGTGTCTTTCTCCCGATCCATGTAATAATTTGATTGTCGACCACAGCAAATATTTAAAACTGCTCAGACAGCTGCGCAGCCTGGAAGGAGTAAAAAAAGTATTTGTTCGATCCGGAATCCGTTATGATTATCTTCTACTTGAAAAAAATAACGCTTTTTTCGAAGAGCTGTGCGAATATCACATCAGCGGCCAATTGAAAGTAGCGCCTGAGCATGCATCAAAAAAAGTACTCAGCAAAATGGGTAAACCTGAAATAAAAGTCTATCTTGATTTTAAAAAAAGATATAAAAAAATTAATGGTAAGTTAGGAAAAGACCAGTACCTGGTGCCCTATTTCATGTCTAGCCACCCGGGAGCAGATCTTGAAGCTGCTGTTGAGCTTGCCACATTTATAAAAAATCACGAACACTACCCTGAACAGGTTCAGGATTTTTATCCAACTCCCGGCACATTATCAACCTGCATGTATTATACTGAAAAAGATCCACGCACTATGGAAAAAATATATATTCCCAAATCACCACATGAAAAAGCAATACAACGTGCATTGATCCAATTTAAAAACCCAAAAAATTACCAGCTTGTTTGTGAAGCACTTAAAAAAACCGGCCGTAAAGACTTGATCGGATACGGAAGAAAATGCCTGGTTAAACCACGAAAGCAAAAGTTAAAAAAACGGAGTTAA
- the phoU gene encoding phosphate signaling complex protein PhoU — MEHTERKIVFEEKMHLLLEKLQEMGSLVEESIARSIESLKKQDLGLAQKVIDGDDIIDDLEREIEGKCLEVIATQQPMARDLRRVATLFKMISDLERMADYATSIAKITIRIGHQPLIKPLVDIPRMAILSQKMVKQSLDAYVREDITLAEAVGQDDDEVDNLFGQIFRELLTIMMENPKTITQATQLLFVGRWLERISDHATNIAEEVIFLVTGKKLNLNE, encoded by the coding sequence ATGGAACATACTGAACGTAAAATAGTTTTTGAGGAAAAGATGCATTTATTACTGGAAAAACTTCAGGAAATGGGCAGTCTTGTTGAAGAATCCATTGCGCGTTCGATCGAATCCCTAAAAAAACAGGATCTCGGGCTGGCTCAGAAAGTAATAGATGGAGACGATATTATCGATGATCTCGAGCGGGAAATTGAAGGGAAATGTCTTGAGGTAATTGCAACCCAACAGCCGATGGCCAGGGATTTACGCCGGGTTGCCACACTGTTTAAAATGATCAGCGATCTGGAAAGGATGGCTGACTACGCAACCAGTATAGCGAAAATAACCATAAGAATCGGACACCAGCCTTTGATTAAACCTTTGGTTGACATTCCCAGGATGGCTATATTAAGCCAAAAGATGGTTAAACAGTCACTTGATGCCTACGTGCGGGAAGATATTACGTTGGCAGAAGCTGTCGGGCAGGATGATGATGAGGTGGATAACCTGTTTGGTCAGATCTTCAGGGAACTGCTCACAATTATGATGGAAAATCCGAAAACCATAACTCAGGCAACGCAGTTGCTTTTTGTCGGCCGCTGGTTGGAGCGTATATCAGATCATGCCACCAATATTGCAGAAGAGGTTATTTTCCTTGTTACCGGTAAAAAGCTAAACCTGAATGAATAA
- the pstB gene encoding phosphate ABC transporter ATP-binding protein PstB — protein sequence MIQIKNSNSYINNRINNNGYCEVKVQNLNFYYDSKQALFDINLEVREKGVAALIGPSGCGKSTFLRVLNRMNDLIPGTRLEGTVTIHGENIYDQSFDVVELRKNVGMVFQQPNPFPKSIFENVAYGPRIHGLRNKEQLSRIVEESLKGGALWDEVKDRLHEPALSLSGGQQQRLCIARALAVQPRILLMDEPTSAIDPIATQRIEDLIRELCENYTIIIVTHNMQQAARISDNTGFFLQGEMVEWGKTSEIFTNPGDQRTEDYITGRFG from the coding sequence ATGATTCAGATAAAAAATAGTAATTCTTATATAAACAATCGAATAAACAACAACGGTTATTGCGAAGTTAAAGTTCAAAATCTAAATTTCTACTATGATTCGAAACAGGCCCTTTTTGATATTAACCTTGAAGTAAGGGAAAAAGGCGTTGCCGCCCTGATCGGCCCTTCGGGATGCGGGAAATCAACATTTCTCCGGGTTTTAAACCGGATGAATGATCTAATCCCCGGAACCCGTCTTGAAGGCACTGTCACTATTCATGGAGAAAATATTTATGATCAGTCCTTCGATGTAGTGGAGCTAAGAAAGAACGTAGGCATGGTATTTCAACAGCCCAACCCTTTCCCGAAAAGTATCTTTGAAAATGTTGCCTATGGCCCTCGAATTCATGGCTTGCGCAATAAAGAACAATTAAGCCGGATCGTGGAGGAAAGCTTAAAGGGGGGAGCTCTCTGGGATGAAGTAAAAGATCGTCTCCATGAGCCGGCACTTTCACTTTCGGGAGGGCAGCAGCAGAGGCTGTGCATTGCCCGTGCGTTAGCTGTTCAGCCGAGAATACTTTTAATGGATGAACCGACATCGGCAATTGATCCGATTGCAACCCAGAGGATAGAAGATTTAATCCGGGAACTCTGTGAAAACTATACAATAATAATAGTTACCCATAACATGCAGCAGGCAGCAAGGATTTCAGATAACACGGGTTTCTTCCTGCAGGGAGAGATGGTGGAGTGGGGGAAAACCTCAGAAATATTCACCAATCCCGGGGATCAGAGGACTGAAGATTATATCACCGGGCGATTTGGTTAA
- the pstA gene encoding phosphate ABC transporter permease PstA yields the protein MINKNQQKAEWRGAEMIGYWFLRFALAIVILVLLFIIYDIFSKGIGVINWEFITAAPRKGMTEGGIFPAIVGTVYVTLITIAFAVPIGVAAAIYLNEYAAQDRFTRLVRMSLRNLAGVPSIVFGLFGMAVFVKLFGFSPSLIAAGFTLGLLTLPVIVTAAEEALITVPRAYRAGSFALGATRWQVIRTVVLPRAIPGILTGTILGLARAAGETAPILATGAAFFLPFLPDSIKSQFMALPYHLFIMSTQHHALAIVRPIAYGTALVLVVLVCLLNLVAILLRKHYRSRMAKGL from the coding sequence ATGATCAATAAAAACCAACAAAAAGCGGAATGGCGCGGAGCCGAAATGATCGGTTACTGGTTTTTACGCTTTGCCCTGGCGATAGTTATACTTGTCCTTCTCTTTATCATTTATGATATTTTCTCCAAGGGTATCGGGGTGATCAATTGGGAATTTATCACTGCAGCCCCCAGAAAAGGAATGACCGAGGGAGGTATTTTCCCGGCTATCGTAGGTACGGTTTATGTGACGCTAATTACTATAGCATTTGCTGTTCCGATTGGAGTTGCTGCTGCAATTTATCTCAATGAATATGCGGCTCAGGATCGATTCACAAGACTGGTCCGGATGTCCCTGCGCAACCTGGCCGGTGTTCCTTCAATAGTTTTCGGTCTGTTCGGGATGGCTGTATTTGTTAAATTATTCGGTTTCAGCCCTTCTCTGATTGCTGCCGGTTTTACACTCGGTCTTTTAACGCTGCCGGTTATTGTAACTGCAGCTGAGGAAGCTCTGATTACAGTTCCCCGTGCTTACCGGGCAGGTTCATTCGCCCTGGGCGCAACTCGCTGGCAGGTGATTCGGACAGTAGTTCTACCCCGGGCGATTCCCGGGATATTGACCGGTACAATTCTCGGATTGGCCCGGGCCGCTGGTGAAACAGCTCCCATACTGGCAACCGGAGCGGCCTTCTTTTTACCCTTTCTACCTGACTCAATTAAGAGCCAGTTTATGGCGCTGCCATATCATCTATTTATTATGTCTACCCAGCATCACGCCCTGGCTATAGTTCGTCCCATTGCATACGGTACAGCGCTGGTTCTTGTAGTACTTGTTTGCCTCCTTAACCTGGTGGCAATACTGCTTCGCAAACATTATCGAAGCAGAATGGCTAAAGGTCTTTAA
- the pstC gene encoding phosphate ABC transporter permease subunit PstC, with translation MKFIFWASGIAIILFLAGILFTLLSNSIPAFGEVGLRAFFTSGVWRPGAYGEPTYSINNFILGTFMVTAGALVFAVPLGIAAAAYLSEIAAPWERELIKPVVEVLAGIPSVVLGFIGLVVLSPIIANIFGLPNGINALNGAILVGIMALPTIITLAEDAITAVPKEYRHASLALGGTRWQTIWKVTVPAAFSGITAAAMLGMGRAIGETMTVLMVTGNMIARPSSFLDSVRTLSANIAIDIGDVVFGSVHFHALFVVGLVLFTITFIVNLIADILIRRKPEVNK, from the coding sequence ATGAAATTCATTTTTTGGGCGAGCGGAATTGCCATTATTCTTTTTTTGGCAGGGATTCTTTTTACCCTGCTTTCCAATAGTATTCCCGCGTTTGGCGAAGTCGGTTTACGCGCTTTTTTTACCTCCGGAGTATGGCGACCGGGAGCTTATGGAGAACCTACCTACAGCATCAATAATTTTATTTTAGGAACTTTCATGGTTACTGCCGGGGCCCTGGTTTTTGCTGTTCCTCTTGGAATTGCAGCAGCAGCTTACCTATCTGAAATAGCAGCTCCCTGGGAAAGAGAACTCATTAAACCGGTTGTAGAAGTCCTTGCAGGGATACCTTCAGTTGTGCTCGGTTTTATCGGTTTAGTTGTTCTTTCGCCGATCATAGCAAATATTTTTGGATTGCCTAATGGAATCAATGCCTTAAACGGAGCAATTTTGGTGGGTATTATGGCATTGCCGACGATCATAACCCTGGCTGAAGATGCTATTACAGCGGTACCAAAAGAATATCGCCATGCTTCCCTGGCCCTTGGGGGTACCCGCTGGCAGACGATCTGGAAAGTTACAGTTCCAGCTGCTTTTTCCGGGATAACAGCTGCCGCTATGCTCGGAATGGGTAGAGCGATTGGTGAAACAATGACCGTATTGATGGTAACCGGAAATATGATTGCCCGGCCTTCTTCATTTCTCGATTCGGTTAGAACCCTGAGCGCAAATATTGCTATAGATATCGGTGATGTTGTCTTTGGCTCGGTTCATTTTCATGCCTTGTTTGTTGTTGGTTTGGTTTTATTTACAATTACTTTCATTGTTAACCTTATCGCTGATATCCTTATCCGCCGTAAGCCGGAGGTGAATAAATAA